In a single window of the Pseudoxanthomonas sp. F37 genome:
- a CDS encoding FAD:protein FMN transferase, producing the protein MNITPPSPSAPAAPVHALHGQTMGTTWSVQYAGPASIDPHALHDAIQARLDQVVAQMSTWEADADIMRFNRCAAGEWFVLRDDLLQVLTAALDIAARSDGAFDPTVSPLVAAWGFGAHARGRGRPTPAALVEARSRIGWQHLRFDPAQRRVRQPGGVMLDLSAIAKGYGVDVVAALLRSRGIGAGLVEVGGELYGYGRKADGQPWRVLVESSPEEEADSEGLEPRVLLLDRVAVATSGDRWHAYALDGRRYSHTIDPRSGEPVTDAAAAVTVVAPEAMHADAWATALTVMGAEKGHAFATRHGIAARFLQRTGEAMRETMTPAFAQYLAA; encoded by the coding sequence ATGAACATCACCCCTCCCTCCCCCTCTGCGCCGGCGGCGCCCGTGCATGCGCTGCACGGGCAGACCATGGGCACCACCTGGTCCGTCCAGTACGCCGGCCCGGCGAGCATCGATCCGCATGCCCTGCATGACGCCATCCAGGCGCGCCTGGACCAGGTGGTCGCGCAGATGAGCACGTGGGAGGCGGATGCGGACATCATGCGTTTCAACCGCTGCGCCGCAGGCGAATGGTTCGTCCTGCGGGACGACCTGCTGCAGGTGCTCACGGCGGCGCTCGACATCGCGGCACGCAGTGATGGCGCGTTCGACCCCACCGTGTCGCCGCTGGTGGCGGCATGGGGGTTCGGTGCGCATGCGCGCGGGCGGGGTCGTCCCACCCCCGCGGCGCTGGTCGAAGCCCGCTCCCGCATCGGCTGGCAGCATCTGCGGTTCGATCCGGCGCAGCGCCGCGTCCGCCAGCCCGGAGGCGTGATGCTGGACCTTTCGGCCATCGCCAAGGGCTACGGCGTGGACGTGGTGGCCGCCCTGCTGCGAAGTCGCGGCATCGGCGCCGGCCTGGTCGAAGTGGGCGGCGAACTGTATGGCTACGGTCGCAAGGCCGACGGACAGCCATGGCGTGTACTGGTGGAGTCCTCGCCGGAGGAGGAAGCCGACAGCGAGGGGCTGGAGCCGCGCGTACTGCTGCTGGACCGTGTCGCCGTCGCCACCTCGGGCGACCGCTGGCACGCGTATGCGCTGGATGGGCGCCGCTACTCGCACACGATCGATCCGCGCAGCGGCGAGCCGGTGACCGATGCGGCCGCCGCCGTGACCGTGGTCGCCCCGGAGGCGATGCACGCCGATGCCTGGGCCACCGCCCTGACCGTCATGGGAGCGGAGAAGGGCCATGCGTTCGCGACGCGTCATGGCATCGCGGCGAGGTTCCTGCAACGCACCGGGGAAGCGATGCGCGAAACGATGACGCCTGCCTTCGCGCAGTACCTGGCGGCATGA